From the Pseudomonas putida genome, one window contains:
- a CDS encoding Rnf-Nqr domain containing protein encodes MNDYMLILASAALFSHLLLQQRPLSRLRLQVCGLAGALSIALGASGGQALDRLIIAPWHLQDLRLFLLLPWLALLAWGVPQVLARLRPQWPTGDLELPLLGNALLLGLLLQVTGDGTSVRATLCWGIVAGLGFWLALVLFDDLHQRSQHPDVPAALRGLPITLIGTGVMALAFSGFNGLFTQ; translated from the coding sequence ATGAACGACTACATGCTGATCCTCGCCAGCGCTGCGCTGTTCAGCCACCTGCTCCTGCAACAACGGCCGTTGAGCCGGCTGCGCCTGCAGGTCTGCGGCCTGGCAGGCGCCCTTTCGATAGCGCTCGGGGCAAGCGGCGGGCAAGCGCTCGACCGCTTGATCATCGCGCCCTGGCATTTGCAGGACTTGCGCCTGTTCCTGCTGCTGCCCTGGCTGGCGTTGCTGGCATGGGGCGTGCCACAGGTGTTGGCCAGGCTACGCCCGCAGTGGCCCACCGGGGACCTTGAGCTGCCCTTGCTGGGCAATGCCTTGCTGCTGGGCCTGCTGCTGCAGGTGACGGGGGATGGCACCTCAGTGCGGGCAACGTTGTGTTGGGGGATAGTGGCCGGCCTGGGCTTCTGGCTTGCGTTGGTGCTGTTCGACGACCTGCACCAGCGCAGCCAGCACCCTGACGTACCGGCCGCGCTACGCGGCTTGCCCATTACATTGATCGGTACAGGGGTCATGGCCCTGGCGTTCTCGGGATTCAACGGACTTTTCACTCAATGA
- the metG gene encoding methionine--tRNA ligase, with protein sequence MSEPRQILVTSALPYANGSIHLGHMLEYIQTDMWVRFQKLRGNQCIYVCADDAHGSAIMLRAEKEGITPEQLIANVQAEHSGDFADFLVDFDNFHSTHSDENRELSSLIYGRLRDAGHIATRSVTQYFDPEKGMFLADRFIKGTCPKCAAEDQYGDNCEKCGATYAPTELKNPKSAISGATPVLRDSQHFFFKLPDFQAMLQQWTRSGTLQDAVANKLAEWLDSGLQEWDISRDAPYFGFEIPGEPGKYFYVWLDAPIGYMASFKNLCARRPELDFDAFWNEGSKAELYHFIGKDIVNFHALFWPAMLEGAGFRKPTAVNVHGYLTVNGAKMSKSRGTFIKARTYLDHLQPEYLRYYYAAKLGRGVDDLDLNLEDFVQKVNSDLVGKVVNIASRCAGFIHKGNAGVMVAGDAAPELTEAFLAAAPSIAEAYEGRDFGRAMREIMALADRANAWIADKAPWSLAKQEGKQDEVQAICAQGINLFRQLVIFLKPVLPLLAADAEAFLNVAPLTWNDHQSRLENHQLNPFKALMSRIEPAKVEAMVAASKEDLLAAEAQAPAGNGELTKDPLSAEIEFDTFAAVDLRVALIVKAEAVPGADKLLQLTLDIGDERRNVFSGIKSAYPDPSQLEGRLTMMVANLKPRKMRFGVSEGMVMAAGPGGEEIYLLSPDSGAKPGQRIK encoded by the coding sequence ATGTCCGAGCCACGTCAGATTCTCGTTACCAGCGCCCTGCCCTACGCCAATGGATCCATCCACCTTGGCCATATGCTGGAGTACATCCAGACGGACATGTGGGTGCGCTTCCAGAAGCTGCGCGGCAACCAGTGCATCTACGTCTGCGCCGACGATGCCCACGGTTCGGCCATCATGTTGCGTGCCGAGAAGGAAGGCATCACCCCGGAGCAGCTGATCGCCAATGTCCAGGCCGAGCACAGCGGTGACTTCGCCGACTTCCTGGTGGACTTCGACAACTTCCACTCCACCCACAGCGACGAAAACCGCGAGCTGTCGAGCCTGATCTACGGCCGCCTGCGCGACGCCGGGCACATCGCCACCCGTTCTGTGACCCAGTACTTCGACCCTGAAAAGGGCATGTTCCTCGCCGACCGTTTCATCAAGGGCACCTGCCCGAAATGCGCGGCTGAAGACCAGTACGGCGACAACTGCGAAAAATGCGGCGCCACTTATGCCCCGACCGAGCTGAAGAACCCCAAGTCGGCGATCTCCGGTGCCACCCCGGTACTGCGCGATTCCCAGCACTTCTTCTTCAAGCTGCCGGACTTCCAGGCCATGCTGCAGCAGTGGACCCGCAGCGGTACCCTGCAGGACGCCGTCGCCAACAAGCTCGCCGAATGGCTGGATTCCGGCCTGCAGGAGTGGGACATCTCGCGTGATGCGCCGTACTTCGGCTTCGAGATCCCAGGCGAACCAGGCAAGTACTTCTACGTTTGGCTGGACGCGCCGATCGGCTACATGGCCAGCTTCAAGAACCTCTGTGCGCGCCGCCCGGAGCTGGACTTCGACGCGTTCTGGAACGAAGGCTCCAAGGCCGAGCTGTACCACTTCATCGGCAAGGACATCGTCAACTTCCACGCCCTGTTCTGGCCAGCCATGCTCGAAGGCGCCGGCTTCCGCAAGCCGACCGCAGTCAACGTGCACGGCTACCTGACCGTCAACGGCGCCAAGATGTCCAAGTCGCGCGGCACCTTCATCAAGGCCCGCACCTACCTGGATCACCTGCAGCCGGAATACCTGCGCTACTACTACGCAGCCAAGCTTGGCCGCGGCGTCGATGACCTCGACCTGAACCTCGAGGACTTCGTGCAGAAGGTCAACTCCGACCTGGTCGGCAAGGTGGTCAACATCGCCAGCCGTTGCGCCGGCTTCATCCACAAGGGCAATGCTGGTGTGATGGTCGCGGGCGATGCTGCGCCGGAGCTGACCGAGGCCTTCCTCGCGGCCGCCCCGTCGATCGCCGAAGCCTATGAAGGCCGCGACTTCGGCCGCGCCATGCGCGAAATCATGGCCTTGGCCGACCGTGCCAACGCCTGGATCGCCGACAAGGCTCCTTGGTCGCTGGCCAAGCAGGAAGGCAAGCAGGACGAAGTCCAGGCCATCTGCGCCCAGGGCATCAACCTGTTCCGCCAGCTGGTGATCTTCCTCAAACCGGTGCTGCCGCTGCTCGCCGCCGATGCCGAGGCATTCCTCAACGTCGCGCCGCTGACATGGAACGACCATCAGTCGCGCCTGGAAAACCACCAGCTGAACCCGTTCAAGGCGCTGATGAGCCGTATCGAACCGGCCAAGGTCGAAGCCATGGTCGCCGCCAGCAAGGAAGACCTGCTGGCCGCCGAGGCCCAGGCTCCGGCCGGCAACGGCGAGCTGACCAAGGACCCGCTGTCTGCCGAAATCGAGTTCGACACCTTTGCCGCGGTTGACCTGCGCGTCGCGCTGATCGTCAAGGCTGAAGCCGTGCCTGGCGCCGACAAGCTGCTGCAGCTGACCCTGGACATCGGCGACGAGCGCCGCAACGTGTTCTCCGGCATCAAGTCGGCCTATCCGGACCCCTCCCAGCTGGAAGGCCGCCTGACCATGATGGTGGCCAACCTCAAGCCCCGGAAAATGCGCTTTGGCGTGTCCGAGGGCATGGTCATGGCGGCCGGCCCTGGCGGCGAAGAGATCTACCTGCTCAGCCCTGACAGCGGCGCCAAGCCAGGTCAGCGCATCAAGTAA
- the apbC gene encoding iron-sulfur cluster carrier protein ApbC has product MSAVTRAAVEGVLRQYTDPYLNQDPVSAGCVRAIDIQGGQVAVQLQLGYAAGLFKNGWAQVLQTAIENLDGVSSAQVSIDCVVAAHKAQAQVPAMANVKNIIAVASGKGGVGKSTTAANLALALAREGARVGILDADIYGPSQGVMFGIAEGTRPQIREQKWFVPIKAHGVEVMSMAFLTDDNTPMVWRGPMVSGALLQLVTQTAWDDLDYLVIDMPPGTGDIQLTLAQKVPVAGSVIVTTPQDLALLDAKKGVEMFRKVNIPVLGVVENMAVHICSNCGHAEHLFGEGGGEKLAAQYGVELLASLPLSMLIREQADSGKPTAIAEPESQIAMVYQELARQVGARIVLQEAAAPAMPSITISED; this is encoded by the coding sequence ATGAGTGCCGTCACCCGTGCCGCCGTCGAAGGCGTGCTTCGCCAGTACACCGACCCCTACCTGAACCAGGACCCGGTCAGCGCCGGTTGCGTGCGCGCCATCGACATCCAGGGCGGGCAGGTCGCTGTGCAGTTGCAGCTGGGTTATGCCGCCGGCCTGTTCAAGAACGGCTGGGCCCAGGTGCTGCAGACCGCGATCGAGAACCTCGACGGTGTCAGTTCGGCCCAGGTGTCGATCGACTGCGTGGTCGCCGCGCACAAGGCCCAGGCCCAGGTGCCAGCCATGGCCAACGTCAAGAACATCATTGCCGTGGCCTCGGGCAAGGGCGGGGTCGGCAAGTCGACCACCGCCGCCAACCTGGCCTTGGCCCTGGCCCGTGAAGGCGCCCGCGTGGGCATTCTAGATGCCGACATCTATGGCCCCAGCCAGGGCGTGATGTTCGGTATCGCCGAGGGTACCCGCCCACAGATCCGTGAGCAGAAGTGGTTCGTGCCGATCAAGGCTCATGGTGTGGAAGTCATGTCCATGGCGTTCCTCACCGATGACAACACACCGATGGTCTGGCGTGGGCCGATGGTGTCCGGTGCGTTGCTGCAGTTGGTGACCCAGACTGCCTGGGACGACCTGGATTATCTGGTCATCGACATGCCACCGGGGACCGGCGATATCCAGCTGACCCTGGCGCAGAAGGTGCCGGTGGCCGGATCGGTGATCGTCACCACGCCACAGGACCTGGCCCTGCTGGATGCCAAGAAGGGCGTGGAGATGTTCCGCAAGGTCAACATCCCGGTGCTGGGCGTAGTGGAAAACATGGCCGTGCACATCTGCTCGAACTGCGGCCATGCCGAGCACCTGTTCGGTGAAGGCGGTGGCGAGAAGCTGGCAGCGCAATACGGCGTCGAACTGCTGGCCTCGCTGCCGCTGTCGATGCTGATCCGCGAGCAAGCCGACAGCGGCAAGCCGACGGCGATCGCCGAGCCGGAAAGTCAGATTGCCATGGTCTACCAGGAGCTGGCCCGTCAGGTGGGCGCACGGATCGTGCTGCAAGAAGCGGCGGCGCCGGCGATGCCGAGCATCACCATCAGCGAAGATTGA
- a CDS encoding cold-shock protein, producing the protein MSNRQSGVVKWFNDEKGYGFITPQSGDDLFVHFKAIQADGFKTLKEGQAVTFVATRGQKGMQAEEVQIA; encoded by the coding sequence ATGTCCAACCGTCAATCCGGTGTTGTTAAGTGGTTCAACGATGAGAAAGGCTACGGCTTCATCACCCCTCAGTCGGGCGACGACCTGTTCGTGCACTTCAAAGCCATCCAAGCTGACGGCTTCAAAACCCTGAAAGAAGGCCAGGCTGTTACTTTCGTCGCTACCCGCGGCCAGAAAGGCATGCAGGCTGAAGAAGTTCAAATCGCCTAA
- the dcd gene encoding dCTP deaminase: MSIKSDKWIRRMAQEHGMIEPFVERQVRGEQDSRVISFGVSSYGYDVRCADEFKVFTNINSATVDPKNFDAGSFVDIKSDVCIIPPNSFALARTVEYFRIPRDVLTICLGKSTYARCGIIVNVTPLEPEWEGHVTLEFSNTTTLPAKIYANEGVAQMLFLQSDEECEVSYKDRGGKYQGQRGVTLPRT, encoded by the coding sequence ATGAGCATCAAATCGGACAAGTGGATTCGCCGCATGGCGCAGGAACACGGCATGATCGAACCGTTCGTCGAGCGCCAGGTGCGCGGCGAGCAGGACAGCCGGGTCATCTCCTTCGGCGTCTCCAGCTACGGTTACGACGTGCGCTGCGCCGACGAATTCAAGGTGTTCACCAACATCAACTCGGCCACCGTCGACCCGAAGAACTTCGACGCCGGCAGCTTCGTCGACATCAAGAGCGACGTCTGCATCATCCCGCCGAACTCCTTTGCCCTGGCCCGTACCGTCGAGTACTTCCGCATCCCGCGTGACGTGCTGACCATCTGCCTGGGCAAGAGCACTTACGCCCGCTGCGGCATCATCGTCAACGTCACCCCGCTCGAGCCGGAGTGGGAAGGCCACGTGACCCTGGAGTTCTCCAACACCACCACGCTGCCGGCGAAGATCTACGCCAACGAAGGCGTGGCGCAGATGCTGTTCCTGCAGTCCGACGAAGAATGCGAAGTGTCGTACAAGGACCGTGGCGGCAAGTACCAGGGGCAGCGCGGCGTCACCCTGCCTCGCACCTGA
- the pdeM gene encoding ligase-associated DNA damage response endonuclease PdeM — MNSYLSIEHCGETLWLLPDKAIYWPARRTLLVADVHIGKAASYRALHQPVPRGTTTATLARLDALLNTYDCEQLVILGDFLHARAAHSPGTLASLHRWKKSHGAVKVVLVRGNHDRHAGDPPEELGIEVRDEPLLLEPFALRHDPLPHPTHPVLAGHVHPVYVLRGRARQRLRLPCFLIDAQVSLLPAFGEFTGGWTIEPGSGARAFVAGGDRVWALAY, encoded by the coding sequence ATGAACAGTTACTTGTCGATCGAGCACTGCGGCGAAACGCTCTGGCTGTTGCCGGACAAGGCCATCTACTGGCCGGCCCGCCGCACCTTGCTGGTGGCTGACGTCCATATCGGCAAGGCGGCAAGCTACCGAGCCCTGCATCAACCCGTTCCGCGAGGCACCACAACCGCCACCCTGGCACGCCTGGATGCGTTGCTGAACACCTATGACTGCGAGCAGTTGGTCATCCTCGGTGACTTCCTTCATGCGCGCGCTGCACATTCGCCCGGCACGCTGGCCAGCCTGCACAGGTGGAAAAAAAGCCATGGCGCGGTGAAGGTGGTGCTGGTACGTGGCAACCATGATCGCCATGCCGGCGACCCGCCTGAGGAACTTGGAATCGAGGTAAGGGATGAGCCTTTGTTGCTGGAACCCTTTGCCCTGCGGCACGACCCCCTGCCTCACCCCACCCACCCGGTGCTGGCCGGCCATGTCCATCCGGTCTATGTGCTGCGAGGGCGGGCACGGCAACGGCTCAGGCTGCCTTGCTTTCTGATCGACGCTCAAGTCAGCCTGTTACCGGCGTTCGGCGAATTTACCGGGGGATGGACGATCGAGCCTGGCTCGGGCGCGCGCGCATTCGTCGCTGGGGGCGATCGGGTGTGGGCACTCGCCTACTAG
- a CDS encoding ligase-associated DNA damage response DEXH box helicase, whose product MPASSDLANAWFTARGWKPFAFQRQVWAAVGRGDSGLLHASTGAGKTYAVWLAALRAFAKPAAGRQPAALQVLWITPMRALAADTARALHTPLDELGLNWTVGVRSGDTGSAERARQARRLPSALITTPESLTLLLTRAQAAEDFASLRLVVVDEWHELLGNKRGVQLQLALARLRRWQPGLITWGLSATLGNLPHALEVLLPGGGLLVKGRQDKQLVVDTLLPDAIERFPWAGHMGLKMLDQVAQQLDDSASSLVFTNTRAQAELWYQALLDARPDWAGQIALHHASLARATRDWVELSLKQGTLKAVICTSSLDLGVDFLPVERVLQIGSAKGIARLMQRAGRSGHAPGRRSRITLVPTHSLELVEAAAARAALAAGHIEARRSPRLCLDVLVQHLVSMALGSGFRPGELLEEVRSTWAFRDLRDSQWQWALDFVNHGGHALTAYPDYQRVEAHPDGVWRVASERLARRHRMGIGTIVSEASLQLKYWSKGGGGKHLGSVEEAFIARLRPGDTLVFAGRVLELVRVEGMTAYVRRSTARKAAVARWNGGRMPLSNELADALVEQLDAAAHGRYLGPEMQAVRPLLALQAQWSALPSCSTLLAETLASRQGSHLFLYPFAGRMANLGLANLIAWRVSRVQPLSVSIAVNDYGFELLSPSTVDWASCLPEALSGDNLLEDVLASLNAGEMALRRFREIAQIAGLVFGGYPAAQKSTRQIQASSGLFYEVFRKHDADNLLLGQARDEVLSEELEIERLHRQLLKMHSLQLDLRTLQRPGPLAFALLVEGMRETLSTEKLADRIARMVADLEKAANRP is encoded by the coding sequence ATGCCCGCCTCTTCCGACCTTGCCAATGCTTGGTTCACTGCCCGTGGCTGGAAGCCCTTCGCCTTCCAGCGCCAGGTATGGGCTGCGGTTGGCCGTGGAGACTCCGGGCTGCTGCATGCCAGCACCGGAGCGGGCAAGACTTACGCGGTCTGGCTGGCGGCATTGCGTGCCTTCGCCAAGCCAGCCGCCGGGCGCCAGCCTGCGGCGCTGCAAGTGCTCTGGATCACGCCCATGCGCGCACTGGCCGCTGATACTGCGCGCGCCCTGCACACGCCGCTGGATGAGCTTGGCCTGAACTGGACGGTCGGCGTGCGCAGCGGCGATACCGGCAGCGCCGAGCGCGCTCGCCAGGCCCGGCGCCTGCCAAGCGCCCTGATCACCACGCCGGAAAGCCTGACCCTGCTGCTGACCCGGGCGCAAGCCGCCGAAGACTTCGCCAGCCTGCGCCTGGTGGTGGTGGATGAATGGCACGAACTGCTTGGCAACAAGCGCGGCGTACAGCTGCAACTGGCCTTGGCCCGGTTGCGTCGCTGGCAACCAGGCCTGATCACCTGGGGCTTGTCGGCCACGCTCGGCAATCTGCCGCACGCCCTTGAGGTGCTGTTGCCGGGAGGAGGCCTGCTGGTGAAAGGCCGCCAGGACAAGCAGCTGGTCGTCGACACCTTGCTGCCCGATGCCATCGAGCGCTTCCCCTGGGCAGGGCACATGGGCCTGAAGATGCTCGACCAGGTTGCCCAGCAACTCGACGACAGCGCCAGCAGCCTGGTGTTCACCAACACCCGCGCCCAGGCCGAGCTCTGGTACCAGGCCCTGCTGGATGCCCGCCCCGACTGGGCAGGGCAGATCGCCCTGCACCATGCCTCGCTGGCTCGGGCCACACGCGACTGGGTAGAACTCAGCCTCAAGCAGGGCACGCTCAAGGCGGTGATCTGTACCTCCAGCCTGGACCTCGGGGTGGACTTCCTGCCAGTCGAACGGGTGCTGCAGATCGGCTCGGCCAAAGGCATTGCCCGCCTCATGCAGCGCGCCGGGCGCTCTGGCCACGCGCCAGGGCGCCGCTCACGCATCACCCTGGTGCCGACCCATAGCCTGGAGTTGGTGGAAGCTGCCGCAGCCCGCGCCGCACTGGCTGCCGGCCACATCGAAGCGCGCCGCTCGCCGCGCCTGTGCCTGGACGTGCTGGTTCAGCATCTGGTCAGCATGGCCCTGGGCAGTGGCTTTCGCCCCGGCGAACTGCTCGAGGAAGTGCGCAGCACCTGGGCTTTCCGTGACTTGCGCGACAGCCAGTGGCAATGGGCACTGGATTTTGTCAATCACGGTGGCCACGCACTGACTGCCTACCCCGACTATCAGCGTGTCGAAGCACACCCCGACGGGGTCTGGCGGGTGGCCAGCGAGCGTCTGGCGAGGCGTCACCGCATGGGCATCGGCACCATCGTCAGCGAAGCCAGCCTGCAGCTCAAGTATTGGAGCAAGGGTGGCGGCGGCAAGCACCTGGGCAGTGTCGAGGAAGCCTTCATTGCCCGCCTGCGCCCTGGCGACACGCTGGTATTTGCCGGCCGGGTCCTGGAGTTGGTTCGGGTGGAAGGCATGACCGCCTACGTGCGCCGCAGCACCGCGCGCAAGGCCGCCGTGGCGCGCTGGAATGGCGGGCGCATGCCGCTGTCCAACGAACTGGCCGATGCACTGGTCGAGCAGCTCGATGCTGCCGCCCATGGGCGCTACCTCGGCCCGGAGATGCAGGCCGTACGGCCGTTGCTGGCCTTGCAGGCGCAGTGGTCGGCCTTGCCCAGCTGCAGCACGCTGCTGGCCGAAACGCTGGCATCGCGCCAGGGCTCGCACCTGTTCCTCTACCCCTTCGCCGGGCGCATGGCCAACCTGGGCCTGGCCAACCTGATCGCCTGGCGGGTGAGCCGGGTGCAGCCGCTGTCGGTCTCCATCGCCGTGAACGACTATGGTTTCGAGCTGCTCAGCCCCAGTACCGTGGATTGGGCCAGCTGCCTGCCTGAGGCGCTGTCTGGCGACAACCTGCTGGAGGATGTGCTGGCTAGCCTGAATGCCGGCGAGATGGCGTTGCGGCGGTTTCGTGAAATCGCCCAGATCGCCGGGTTGGTATTCGGCGGTTATCCGGCCGCGCAGAAGAGCACGCGACAGATTCAGGCCTCCAGCGGGTTGTTCTATGAAGTATTCCGCAAACATGACGCCGACAACTTGCTGCTCGGCCAGGCACGCGATGAAGTACTGAGCGAAGAACTGGAGATCGAGCGCCTGCACCGCCAGTTGCTCAAGATGCACAGCCTGCAACTGGACCTGCGCACGCTGCAGCGGCCCGGGCCCCTGGCGTTTGCCCTGCTGGTCGAAGGCATGCGCGAGACCCTGAGCACGGAAAAGTTGGCAGACCGCATTGCACGAATGGTCGCCGACCTGGAAAAAGCGGCAAACCGGCCATGA
- a CDS encoding succinylglutamate desuccinylase/aspartoacylase family protein → MHHSTHDLLSPVPGITRQLHSFHFGPRGGAKVYIQASLHADELPGMLVAWHLKRRLAELEQQGRLLREIILVPVANPVGLEQVMLDAPLGRFELQSGENFNRNFVDLSDSIGDQIEGHLTQDPAHNLALIREYLRRGLDAHPARTPLQSQRLTLQRLACDADLVLDLHCDFEAVEHLYTTPEAWPQVEPLARYLGAQASLLATDSGGQSFDECFSLVWWQLQQRFGKHFPIPLGSVSVTVELRGQADVSHDLANQDCQAILDYLTHASVIEGTTAPLPELPRPATPLAAVEPVAAPLGGLLVYHARPGEHLEAGQLIAEVIDPLNDRVTAVRNSQPGLLYARSVRRMATAGMVIAHVAGEQVLRSGYLLAN, encoded by the coding sequence ATGCACCATTCGACCCACGACCTGCTTTCGCCCGTACCGGGCATTACCCGCCAATTGCACAGCTTCCACTTCGGCCCACGCGGTGGCGCCAAGGTGTATATCCAGGCCTCGCTGCATGCCGATGAACTGCCCGGCATGCTGGTGGCCTGGCATCTCAAGCGCCGCCTGGCCGAGCTGGAACAGCAGGGTCGCCTGCTGCGCGAGATCATCCTGGTACCGGTGGCCAACCCGGTCGGCCTGGAGCAGGTGATGCTGGACGCCCCCCTTGGCCGTTTCGAGCTGCAGAGCGGCGAGAATTTCAACCGCAATTTCGTCGACCTGTCCGACAGCATCGGCGACCAGATCGAAGGCCACCTGACCCAGGACCCAGCCCACAACCTGGCGCTCATCCGCGAATACCTGCGGCGTGGCCTGGACGCCCACCCGGCGCGCACGCCCTTGCAGTCCCAGCGCCTGACCCTGCAACGACTGGCCTGCGATGCCGATCTGGTACTGGACCTGCACTGCGACTTCGAAGCGGTCGAACACCTCTACACCACGCCGGAAGCCTGGCCGCAGGTCGAGCCCCTGGCGCGCTACCTGGGCGCCCAGGCCAGCCTGCTGGCCACTGATTCCGGCGGGCAGTCGTTTGACGAATGCTTCAGTCTGGTCTGGTGGCAACTACAGCAACGCTTTGGCAAGCACTTCCCGATCCCGCTGGGCAGCGTTTCGGTCACCGTCGAACTGCGTGGCCAGGCCGACGTCAGCCATGACCTGGCCAACCAGGACTGCCAGGCGATTCTCGACTACCTGACCCACGCCAGTGTCATCGAAGGCACTACCGCACCACTGCCGGAGCTACCACGCCCGGCCACGCCACTGGCCGCCGTCGAACCCGTGGCCGCGCCCCTGGGCGGCCTGCTGGTGTACCACGCCCGCCCAGGCGAGCACCTGGAGGCCGGGCAGTTGATCGCCGAAGTCATCGACCCGCTCAACGACCGGGTGACTGCCGTGCGCAACAGCCAGCCCGGCCTGCTCTATGCCCGCAGCGTGCGGCGCATGGCCACGGCCGGCATGGTCATCGCCCATGTCGCCGGTGAGCAGGTGTTGCGCAGCGGCTACCTGCTGGCCAACTGA
- a CDS encoding ATP-dependent DNA ligase: protein MKTFAELYLRLDATTSSNAKLEALRDYFAAAPAADAAWAVYFLAGGRPRQLVPTRVLRELATALAGLPEWLFEESYQAVGDLAETISLLLPEAAHASDDGLAYWVEAQLLPLRGLPAEELQQRLLPLWAQLDRPSLMLCLKLITGSFRVGVSKLLVTRALAQLAGLDAKRVAQRLVGYTDIGHRPTAASYHKLIAEESADEHSQRGGQPYPFFLAHALQAPLEQFEALLGPPAAWQIEWKWDGIRAQVVKREGQLWVWSRGEELVTERFPELHGLAESLPDGTVLDGEILVWKPGVSADAPAVQPFAVLQQRLGRKTLGKKLLADAPVVLQAYDLLEWQGEDWRSRPQHERRQQLQRLVAECPLAPLLLSPLLDGNDWSDLARQREQSRNLGVEGLMLKQRDALYGVGRTKDMGLWWKWKIDPFSVDAVLIYAQRGHGRRASLYSDYTFAVWNGPAGTPDRALVPFAKAYSGLSDEEMRKVDAIIRKTTVETFGPVRSVTPTLVFELGFEGIALSKRHKSGIAVRFPRMLRWRLDKPVEEADDLASLQALLV, encoded by the coding sequence ATGAAAACCTTCGCCGAACTGTACCTGCGCCTGGATGCCACCACCTCCAGCAATGCCAAGCTCGAAGCTCTGCGTGACTACTTTGCGGCAGCGCCCGCCGCAGATGCCGCCTGGGCTGTCTATTTCCTCGCTGGCGGGCGTCCCCGCCAGCTGGTGCCGACCCGTGTGCTGCGTGAGCTGGCCACGGCGTTGGCGGGGTTGCCCGAATGGTTGTTCGAAGAGAGCTATCAGGCGGTGGGCGACCTGGCCGAAACCATCTCGCTGCTGTTGCCCGAAGCCGCCCATGCCAGCGACGACGGCCTGGCATACTGGGTCGAAGCCCAACTGCTGCCCTTGCGTGGCCTGCCTGCCGAAGAACTACAGCAACGCCTGCTCCCCTTGTGGGCACAACTGGACCGTCCCAGCCTGATGCTTTGCCTGAAACTGATCACCGGCAGCTTTCGTGTCGGGGTGTCCAAGCTGCTGGTCACCCGCGCCCTGGCACAACTGGCCGGGCTGGATGCCAAGCGCGTGGCCCAGCGACTGGTCGGCTATACCGATATCGGCCATCGCCCGACAGCCGCCAGTTATCACAAGCTGATCGCCGAAGAATCCGCTGATGAACATAGCCAGCGCGGCGGCCAACCGTACCCATTCTTCCTGGCTCACGCCCTGCAGGCCCCACTAGAACAATTCGAAGCCCTGCTCGGTCCGCCAGCTGCGTGGCAAATCGAATGGAAATGGGATGGCATTCGCGCCCAGGTGGTAAAGCGCGAGGGTCAGCTGTGGGTCTGGTCACGGGGCGAAGAACTGGTCACCGAGCGCTTTCCCGAGCTGCACGGCCTGGCCGAAAGCTTGCCGGACGGCACGGTGCTCGACGGCGAGATTCTGGTCTGGAAGCCGGGCGTCAGCGCCGATGCACCGGCTGTGCAACCGTTCGCCGTGCTGCAGCAGCGCCTTGGCCGCAAGACTCTGGGCAAGAAGCTGCTGGCTGACGCCCCGGTCGTACTGCAAGCCTATGACTTGCTGGAATGGCAAGGCGAGGACTGGCGCAGCCGCCCGCAACATGAACGGCGCCAGCAGTTGCAGCGTCTGGTGGCAGAGTGCCCGTTGGCCCCACTGCTGCTTTCACCGCTGCTCGATGGCAACGACTGGAGCGACCTGGCCCGGCAACGCGAGCAGTCGCGCAACCTGGGGGTGGAGGGGCTGATGCTCAAGCAGCGTGATGCCCTGTACGGTGTAGGCCGGACCAAGGACATGGGCCTGTGGTGGAAATGGAAGATCGACCCGTTCAGCGTCGATGCGGTGCTGATCTATGCCCAACGCGGCCATGGCCGCCGCGCCAGCCTTTACAGCGACTACACCTTCGCTGTGTGGAATGGGCCAGCGGGCACGCCCGACCGCGCGCTGGTGCCCTTCGCCAAGGCTTATTCCGGGCTCAGCGACGAAGAGATGCGCAAGGTAGATGCGATCATTCGCAAGACCACGGTGGAAACCTTCGGGCCGGTGCGTAGCGTCACCCCGACGCTGGTGTTCGAATTGGGCTTCGAGGGCATTGCGCTGTCCAAACGCCACAAGAGCGGCATTGCCGTCAGGTTTCCGCGGATGTTGCGCTGGCGCCTGGACAAGCCGGTCGAGGAAGCCGATGACCTGGCCAGCCTGCAGGCATTGCTGGTCTGA